The proteins below come from a single Ochotona princeps isolate mOchPri1 chromosome 6, mOchPri1.hap1, whole genome shotgun sequence genomic window:
- the INSYN1 gene encoding inhibitory synaptic factor 1 yields the protein MNIRGAPDPPGQPSDDPSSGGERERIRQRMKMVIGQLEDILRELKEVAKELREVVSQIDRLTSDFDFDLEPDDWTTATVSSTSSSDKAGAGGPFDLGQLDFMTTADILSDSWEFCSFLDTSTPSDSVDGPEATRPEAAAVAAVAGADSGVADYRLMNGGLPIPNGPRVETPDSSSEEAFSTGPAKGQLPQRTPGTRERVRFSDKVLYHALCCDDEEGEEEVMTTAAQEDGEEGGGGLRPELPHAASAEGPFKPPPPAPYKPRHCALPGGRSGPTAAPEQVRRNSVRDSSTQTVSDKSTQTALPYTAARQKAKSKN from the exons ATGAACATTCGGGGCGCCCCGGACCCCCCCGGGCAGCCCAGTGACGaccccagcagtggaggcgagcggGAGCGGATTCGGCAACGCATGAAGATGGTCATCGGGCAGCTTGAGGACATCCTGCGGGAGCTCAAGGAGGTGGCCAAGGAACTGAGGGAG GTGGTGAGCCAGATTGACAGGCTGACCTCAGACTTCGATTTCGACCTGGAGCCAGACGACTGGACCACAGCCACCGTGAGCAGCACCTCCAGCAGCGACAAGGCGGGCGCTGGCGGCCCCTTCGACCTGGGCCAGCTGGACTTCATGACCACAGCCGACATCCTTTCCGACAGCTGGGAGTTCTGCTCCTTTCTGGATACCTCCACTCCCTCAGACTCTGTGGATGGCCCCGAGGCCACCCGGCCAGAGGCAGCAGcggtggcagcagtggctggggccGACAGCGGAGTGGCAGACTACCGGCTTATGAACGGCGGCCTGCCCATCCCCAACGGGCCACGGGTGGAGACCCCAGACTCCTCCAGCGAGGAGGCCTTCAGCACTGGCCCAGCCAAGGGCCAGCTGCCCCAGCGGACCCCGGGGACACGGGAGAGGGTGCGTTTCAGTGACAAGGTGCTTTACCATGCGCTGTGCTGTGACgatgaggagggagaggaggaggtgatgaccacagcagctcaggaggatggggaggagggagggggagggctgcGTCCCGAGCTCCCCCATGCCGCCTCCGCCGAAGGCCCCTTCAAGCCGCCCCCCCCAGCTCCCTACAAGCCCCGGCACTGTGCTCTGCCAGGTGGGCGCTCAGGCCCCACGGCGGCCCCCGAACAGGTCAGGAGGAACAGCGTGAGGGACAGCAGCACGCAAACCGTGTCAGACAAGAGCACCCAGACGGCGCTGCCTTACACAGCCGCGAGGCAGAAAGCCAAGAGCAAAAACTAG